From the Opitutaceae bacterium genome, one window contains:
- a CDS encoding TerB family tellurite resistance protein — protein sequence MMSPIEQKAVMGILVHAALADGSKSDAERNALRSMSGAMAGEAINPWVVYQEVLSGKVTVETAAAELQSNEARLLAYEMAVGVCDTDGVPNAAEQAFLDRLRTALRISNASAAANDAEQAAKQIAAAIPVASGTAASAAAPVAEGTVERQVPINLAGLEKRILNHAILTGALELLPQSLATMAIVPLQMKLVYAVGKEHGYTLDRGHIRDFMATAGAGLAAQAVEGYARKLLGGVVGSLLGGGMIGGLGRAAVRTGTGAAITFGATYAIGHLAIRYYGGGRKMELAVLKDTYAKLLEKGRNVFAENRGAVEQRAATLTPGEVIQLVKE from the coding sequence ATGATGTCACCGATTGAACAGAAGGCTGTGATGGGAATTCTCGTGCACGCGGCACTTGCGGATGGGAGCAAGTCGGATGCGGAGCGCAATGCATTGCGCTCCATGAGCGGTGCGATGGCCGGCGAGGCGATCAACCCGTGGGTGGTGTACCAGGAGGTGCTCTCGGGCAAGGTCACTGTTGAAACTGCCGCTGCCGAATTGCAGTCGAACGAAGCGCGCCTCCTTGCCTACGAGATGGCGGTGGGTGTGTGCGATACCGACGGCGTTCCGAATGCCGCCGAACAGGCGTTTCTTGACCGTCTGCGCACCGCTCTCCGTATTTCAAACGCCTCTGCCGCTGCAAACGACGCCGAGCAGGCGGCGAAGCAGATCGCCGCGGCCATTCCCGTCGCTTCCGGGACGGCAGCCTCAGCCGCAGCACCTGTCGCTGAGGGTACCGTTGAGCGCCAAGTCCCGATCAATCTGGCGGGGCTCGAGAAGCGCATATTGAATCACGCCATACTGACCGGCGCCCTCGAGTTGCTGCCGCAATCCCTGGCGACCATGGCAATTGTGCCACTCCAGATGAAACTCGTTTATGCGGTGGGCAAGGAACATGGCTACACCCTGGACCGCGGCCACATCCGCGACTTCATGGCGACGGCTGGCGCAGGCCTTGCTGCGCAGGCAGTCGAGGGATATGCGCGCAAGCTGCTCGGCGGTGTCGTGGGAAGCCTACTGGGCGGGGGCATGATTGGAGGCTTGGGTCGAGCGGCAGTGCGGACGGGCACTGGTGCGGCCATCACCTTCGGCGCGACCTATGCGATCGGACACCTCGCCATCCGCTATTACGGCGGCGGGCGCAAAATGGAACTCGCGGTGTTGAAGGACACCTATGCAAAGCTGCTTGAGAAAGGGCGCAACGTCTTCGCAGAAAACCGGGGCGCGGTGGAGCAACGTGCCGCGACGCTGACCCCCGGCGAGGTGATCCAGTTGGTGAAGGAATAG
- a CDS encoding methylated-DNA--[protein]-cysteine S-methyltransferase, which translates to MSLPLFIDSWNAGPCELALACEEDGAVVALSFHGLAGLGVAQGVAPASCQRSAAATHQARSQLDEYFRGERRTFDLRLAPRVGTDFQRRVWRTLAQIPYGATWSYARLASATGSVARAVGGANGANPIPIIWPCHRVIGANGSLTGFAGGLELKRWLLRHEGALALEAQQTWC; encoded by the coding sequence ATGAGCCTCCCCCTTTTTATCGATAGTTGGAATGCCGGACCTTGCGAACTTGCACTCGCCTGCGAAGAAGACGGCGCGGTCGTGGCGCTGTCGTTCCACGGCCTTGCTGGCCTTGGTGTCGCCCAAGGCGTCGCTCCCGCCTCATGCCAGCGTTCCGCGGCGGCCACACACCAGGCGCGTTCACAACTCGATGAGTATTTTCGAGGCGAGCGGCGCACGTTCGACCTTCGGCTGGCACCCCGTGTGGGGACCGACTTCCAGCGCCGTGTGTGGCGCACCCTTGCCCAGATCCCTTACGGGGCCACCTGGTCCTATGCGCGCCTGGCAAGCGCCACCGGCAGCGTCGCCCGCGCTGTAGGTGGTGCGAACGGGGCCAATCCGATCCCCATTATCTGGCCGTGCCATCGGGTGATCGGTGCCAATGGCAGCCTCACGGGATTCGCGGGCGGCTTGGAGCTGAAGCGGTGGCTATTGCGTCATGAAGGCGCGCTCGCTCTCGAGGCGCAGCAAACCTGGTGTTGA
- a CDS encoding Ada metal-binding domain-containing protein — protein MRKSPDVLYRLLLARDPLHDGSFFTGVLTTGIYCLPSCRARKPLQENVRFFPSCQAARDAGLRACLKCHPDDYEAGQDPVLESIEAVVREVRDRPAGFSGAEAVVARSGYGTTRAFELFRQHYHTTPAELLADARVRRAGDLLLTSKTSLADVAAEVGFESLSAFHDGFRQRMGLTPGNYRKLGGASLSFQLALPTDFDWQGWITRAARDPLAKSERVADDGAFRAAVALADGRAARLKISRQKDGTAEVSLCTASDSQQSLSPAVTADSVRRVRALLGLEHNIGSFIRLADKLKLGRLVAGHEALRPPRSWNAWESLVWAILGQQINLTFTCKLRRTLTELAGTDAGEGLRATPQAGAILRVSDSTLQKHQFSRQKIATLKRVAERVVDGRLDLVALETASATRVARTLGEITGIGPWTVNYVMLRGFGWPDCVPYGDTGVTSGLKKLHKLDSRPDPETTRRLMLPLSPHRSLATAHLWHL, from the coding sequence ATGAGGAAGTCTCCAGATGTGCTTTACCGCCTGCTCCTGGCGCGGGACCCGTTGCACGACGGCAGCTTCTTCACGGGCGTGCTTACCACGGGTATTTACTGCCTTCCTTCCTGCCGGGCGCGAAAACCATTGCAGGAGAATGTGCGGTTTTTCCCCTCGTGCCAGGCTGCGCGCGACGCGGGTCTCCGTGCCTGCTTGAAATGCCATCCCGATGATTACGAGGCGGGACAGGACCCGGTGCTCGAGTCGATCGAAGCAGTTGTCCGGGAGGTGCGAGACCGCCCCGCTGGCTTCTCCGGTGCCGAGGCAGTCGTGGCACGGTCCGGCTACGGCACCACACGTGCCTTCGAACTCTTTCGTCAGCATTATCACACCACTCCCGCCGAATTGCTCGCCGACGCGCGCGTCAGGCGTGCCGGAGACCTGCTCCTCACGTCCAAGACCTCCCTGGCAGACGTGGCCGCAGAGGTCGGCTTCGAGTCACTCAGTGCCTTTCACGACGGGTTCCGGCAACGGATGGGGCTTACACCTGGAAACTATCGCAAGCTGGGAGGCGCGAGTCTCTCGTTCCAACTGGCACTCCCGACCGACTTCGATTGGCAGGGCTGGATCACGCGTGCAGCTCGGGATCCCCTCGCCAAAAGCGAACGTGTTGCCGATGACGGAGCCTTTCGTGCCGCAGTCGCCTTGGCGGACGGCAGAGCAGCCAGGCTCAAGATCTCCCGGCAAAAGGACGGGACCGCCGAGGTGTCCCTGTGCACCGCGTCCGATTCACAACAAAGCCTTTCCCCGGCCGTGACGGCCGACAGCGTGCGGCGGGTGCGGGCGTTGCTCGGCTTAGAGCATAACATAGGGAGCTTCATACGCCTTGCAGACAAACTGAAACTCGGTCGGCTCGTTGCCGGGCACGAGGCGCTCAGGCCGCCGCGCAGTTGGAATGCCTGGGAGTCGCTGGTGTGGGCAATCCTTGGCCAGCAGATCAACCTCACTTTCACCTGCAAGCTCCGGCGCACGCTCACCGAGCTTGCGGGAACGGACGCCGGCGAAGGACTTCGCGCCACTCCCCAGGCGGGCGCAATCCTTCGTGTATCCGATTCCACACTACAGAAACACCAGTTCTCCCGGCAGAAGATCGCCACGCTCAAACGCGTCGCCGAGCGCGTGGTCGATGGAAGGCTTGATCTCGTTGCGCTCGAGACAGCCTCCGCCACACGCGTGGCCCGCACCCTGGGCGAGATAACGGGCATCGGCCCCTGGACGGTAAATTACGTGATGTTGCGGGGCTTCGGCTGGCCCGACTGTGTGCCTTACGGCGATACGGGCGTGACCTCGGGCCTCAAAAAGCTGCATAAACTCGACTCTCGACCTGATCCGGAAACCACGAGGCGCCTGATGCTCCCCTTGTCTCCCCACCGCAGCCTCGCAACGGCCCATCTCTGGCATTTGTAA
- a CDS encoding NAD(P)/FAD-dependent oxidoreductase, producing MPALSTPHFSDVVVIGGGISGLGAAREAAESGLEVDLIEARTRLGGRIWSQTARGLHGAVELGAEFVHGTNPEFKALTRRSGMRLDTVPREIFELRDGRLERSRRYWRSISELLRRIPPNTRKPFTRFLADWTRSVSAADLANLREHVEDFNAATVERMSAAALREDLAGADTRQFRPRDGYSPLVKSLETDLREAGGAIHLGTEVTRVEWEKGAVQVHTRTGEFRAKAAILTLPLGVLKAGSVKFAPSLKAKEALIRRLGWGSVAKVVLRFKPSFWKQRLITTGEAAMRPGEIPFLLATGAEFPVWWVPTSEPLIVGWAGGPRADPLLGRRGQDITRAALRSLATAWGVRISVLRSHLVSSWSHDWASDPYSRGGYSFVASGCETGPMRLAEPVARTLFFAGEATARELGTVHGALASGIDAARQLLSTRSQRRSSHRTEMTASTAV from the coding sequence ATGCCCGCACTCTCCACTCCCCACTTTTCGGACGTCGTTGTGATCGGTGGAGGGATTTCAGGACTGGGTGCGGCAAGGGAGGCGGCCGAGAGTGGGCTCGAGGTCGATCTCATCGAGGCGCGAACGCGCCTGGGTGGACGTATCTGGTCCCAGACCGCCCGGGGTCTTCATGGTGCCGTCGAGCTGGGTGCGGAGTTCGTGCACGGGACGAATCCGGAATTCAAGGCGCTCACGAGGCGTTCGGGCATGCGCCTCGACACCGTCCCGCGCGAAATTTTCGAACTGCGTGACGGACGCCTGGAGCGCTCACGGCGCTACTGGCGGAGTATATCGGAGCTCTTGAGGCGTATTCCGCCAAACACACGCAAGCCGTTCACCCGCTTCCTCGCCGACTGGACCCGCAGCGTATCCGCCGCCGACCTCGCAAACCTTCGCGAGCATGTGGAGGATTTCAATGCGGCGACCGTTGAGCGTATGAGCGCTGCCGCGCTGCGCGAAGACCTCGCAGGTGCTGACACCCGCCAGTTTCGCCCCCGCGACGGGTATTCGCCGCTCGTTAAAAGTCTCGAGACCGATCTTCGGGAAGCCGGTGGAGCAATCCATCTCGGCACAGAAGTCACCCGCGTGGAATGGGAGAAAGGCGCGGTTCAAGTGCACACCCGCACAGGCGAGTTTCGTGCAAAGGCCGCAATCCTCACGTTGCCACTCGGCGTGCTGAAAGCGGGCAGCGTCAAGTTTGCGCCGAGTCTCAAGGCCAAGGAGGCGCTCATCCGCCGCCTGGGCTGGGGCTCGGTCGCCAAGGTCGTGCTGCGGTTCAAACCATCGTTTTGGAAACAGCGGCTCATCACAACCGGTGAAGCCGCGATGCGCCCCGGGGAGATTCCCTTCCTGCTCGCGACCGGAGCTGAGTTTCCAGTCTGGTGGGTGCCCACTTCCGAACCGCTGATCGTGGGCTGGGCCGGCGGACCCCGCGCCGATCCTCTCCTTGGGCGTCGCGGGCAGGACATCACGCGCGCCGCGCTCCGCTCGCTGGCGACCGCGTGGGGCGTGAGGATCAGCGTCCTCCGTTCCCATCTCGTGTCCAGCTGGTCTCATGACTGGGCGTCGGACCCGTATTCACGGGGTGGATACAGCTTTGTCGCATCGGGATGCGAGACCGGGCCGATGAGGTTGGCGGAGCCGGTTGCCCGCACCCTGTTCTTTGCCGGCGAGGCGACGGCCCGGGAACTCGGCACGGTGCACGGAGCGCTCGCCTCCGGCATCGACGCAGCAAGGCAATTGCTTTCAACGCGCAGCCAGCGGCGGTCGTCACATCGAACAGAGATGACGGCGTCAACCGCGGTTTGA
- a CDS encoding DUF3185 family protein, translated as MKKLLGVVLIVVGAFLLIQGFNRKDSLVGEASETGTKIANSVDGGTRMPKHMGYIIGGGVLVLVGGALALSRSRVAV; from the coding sequence ATGAAAAAACTATTGGGCGTCGTTTTGATCGTGGTTGGGGCGTTTCTCCTGATTCAAGGATTTAATCGTAAGGATTCGCTCGTGGGTGAAGCCTCGGAGACTGGCACAAAGATCGCAAACTCAGTGGATGGTGGCACGCGGATGCCGAAGCACATGGGTTATATCATCGGTGGCGGCGTGCTCGTGTTGGTGGGAGGCGCCTTGGCGCTTAGCCGTTCGCGGGTAGCCGTTTAA
- a CDS encoding 50S ribosomal protein L25: MSKKQFTLNVAPRANTGRSASRRLRKVNRVPAILYGKHTNPETLSVDGPEFTRLLKSIAGSASLIELRRDDKKDVSLSFLQEVQRDPITDRFLHVDLQEVKADEKMEIRVRIHLTGESFGVKNQSGVLETPTQALRIRCLPKDLPAFIEVDVTELKVGETIKVGSLKPVPGVEFRDDKNQPVVSCVEPVAEEAAAAPSAAAAAATAADAAKTAAAPTADGKPAAAPAGDAKAAAPAADKKPAAPAKK; this comes from the coding sequence ATGAGCAAAAAACAGTTCACGCTTAATGTCGCTCCTCGCGCCAATACGGGTCGCTCCGCCTCCCGTCGTCTGCGCAAGGTCAATCGTGTGCCCGCCATCCTTTACGGAAAGCACACCAATCCCGAGACCCTCTCTGTTGACGGTCCGGAGTTTACCCGCCTCCTGAAGTCCATCGCTGGTTCGGCCTCGCTCATCGAGCTCCGCCGCGATGACAAGAAGGACGTTTCCCTCTCCTTCCTCCAGGAAGTGCAGCGCGACCCGATCACCGACCGTTTCCTCCACGTCGACCTCCAGGAAGTGAAGGCCGACGAGAAGATGGAAATCCGCGTCCGCATTCACCTCACTGGCGAGTCCTTTGGTGTGAAGAACCAGAGCGGCGTGTTGGAGACTCCGACCCAGGCACTGCGCATCCGCTGCTTGCCGAAGGACCTCCCGGCCTTCATCGAGGTCGATGTCACCGAGCTCAAGGTCGGCGAGACCATCAAGGTCGGAAGCCTCAAGCCCGTCCCGGGCGTCGAGTTCCGCGATGACAAGAACCAGCCCGTCGTGTCCTGCGTCGAGCCCGTTGCCGAAGAGGCCGCCGCCGCTCCCAGCGCCGCCGCCGCTGCTGCAACAGCTGCCGACGCCGCGAAGACTGCCGCCGCACCGACTGCAGATGGCAAGCCCGCCGCCGCCCCTGCTGGCGACGCCAAGGCTGCCGCTCCTGCCGCCGACAAGAAGCCCGCTGCACCCGCCAAGAAGTAA
- the pth gene encoding aminoacyl-tRNA hydrolase has protein sequence MPISLVAGLGNPGREYSQTRHNIGFAVVDALSRAHGLTWKVQPSFHAEVARWDRPGQRSVWLAKPLTYMNDSGRALSALARFYRFTPDEIVAVYDEVAVDLGYAKLSVRGSAGGHNGAASLIEHLGENWIRYRVGVGPKLPREMDLKDFVLGTFTSDQYSLVEKTIENTLKGLSLLIDHGVEKAMNSINRRETNER, from the coding sequence ATGCCCATTTCGCTCGTTGCCGGCCTCGGCAACCCGGGCCGCGAATATTCCCAGACGCGGCACAATATCGGGTTCGCTGTCGTCGACGCCCTCAGCCGTGCCCACGGCCTCACGTGGAAGGTGCAACCCTCCTTCCATGCGGAAGTGGCGCGCTGGGACCGTCCCGGCCAACGCTCCGTCTGGCTCGCCAAACCGCTGACGTACATGAACGACAGCGGCCGCGCCCTCAGCGCCCTTGCCCGGTTTTATCGGTTCACTCCCGATGAAATCGTGGCGGTCTACGATGAGGTCGCCGTCGACCTCGGTTACGCCAAACTCTCCGTCCGCGGAAGCGCAGGCGGACACAACGGAGCTGCAAGCCTCATCGAGCACCTGGGGGAAAATTGGATCCGCTACCGAGTCGGTGTTGGCCCCAAGCTTCCCCGCGAAATGGACCTCAAGGATTTCGTCCTCGGGACATTCACTTCCGACCAATATTCACTCGTAGAAAAGACTATCGAAAACACTCTCAAAGGCCTCTCCCTCCTGATCGATCACGGTGTCGAGAAGGCCATGAATTCAATTAACAGAAGAGAAACCAATGAACGCTAA
- a CDS encoding 30S ribosomal protein S6, whose product MNANKRNYRATFILDNRGKEDSIEQIIEGVKKDIAAVQGEISNIENLGKRDFIRVTDKKLTGGTYVQVAFAAPAQGPAQLKERLRLNNSVYRTFVQAV is encoded by the coding sequence ATGAACGCTAACAAACGGAACTACCGCGCGACCTTCATCCTCGATAACCGCGGCAAGGAAGATTCCATCGAACAGATTATCGAGGGCGTGAAGAAGGATATCGCGGCCGTCCAGGGCGAGATCTCCAACATCGAGAACCTCGGCAAGCGCGATTTCATTCGCGTGACCGACAAGAAACTCACCGGCGGCACCTACGTCCAGGTCGCCTTCGCCGCTCCCGCCCAGGGCCCCGCCCAGCTCAAGGAGCGCCTCCGCCTCAACAACTCGGTTTACCGCACCTTCGTTCAGGCCGTCTAA
- a CDS encoding single-stranded DNA-binding protein: MASFNQVILVGNLTRDPELRVTPKGTNICQFGLAVNRQFKDDSGQTRDETTFVDIEAWGKQAELIAKYLTKGSPALVQGRLKLDQWEDKQSGQKRSKLKVVLENIQFLGAPRGGSGGNSGSEEGDQSPSYERNAPAPRAPARNTPPPADNVDDDIPF, from the coding sequence ATGGCCTCCTTTAACCAAGTCATTCTCGTCGGCAACTTGACGCGTGATCCGGAACTCCGGGTGACGCCCAAGGGCACGAACATTTGCCAGTTCGGCTTGGCGGTTAACCGCCAATTCAAGGATGACTCCGGCCAGACACGCGACGAAACCACGTTCGTGGATATCGAAGCCTGGGGCAAACAAGCGGAGTTGATCGCCAAGTACCTCACCAAGGGGAGCCCGGCACTCGTTCAGGGACGCCTCAAGCTCGACCAATGGGAGGACAAACAAAGCGGTCAGAAGCGCAGCAAGCTCAAGGTGGTGCTCGAGAACATCCAGTTTCTTGGCGCCCCCCGCGGTGGCAGCGGCGGAAACAGCGGCTCGGAGGAGGGCGATCAATCGCCATCCTACGAACGCAATGCCCCGGCTCCCCGCGCTCCCGCGCGCAACACACCGCCCCCGGCGGACAACGTGGATGATGACATCCCGTTCTAA
- the rplI gene encoding 50S ribosomal protein L9 — protein sequence MAHSEVLLLKPVEGLGAEGDQVKVRAGFARNYLLPRKIAASLTTANRKQVEALKKARSHREAQELQGAQEIADKLAKTSIAFAVKTGEGGKMFGAITAADLHDKLVAAGIELDRKKIHLHTPVKTLGKHEVKIKLHADVSVDLSFDVVSENPIVPTAEEAPKGDERKTEKRSRKKADAAE from the coding sequence ATGGCTCACAGCGAAGTTTTGCTACTCAAACCCGTAGAAGGTCTCGGCGCCGAAGGCGACCAGGTGAAGGTTCGTGCCGGCTTTGCCCGCAACTACCTCCTGCCCCGCAAGATCGCCGCCTCTCTCACCACGGCCAACCGCAAGCAGGTCGAGGCCCTCAAGAAGGCCCGTTCCCACCGCGAAGCCCAGGAGCTCCAGGGCGCCCAGGAAATCGCGGACAAGCTTGCCAAGACCAGCATCGCCTTTGCCGTCAAAACCGGTGAAGGTGGCAAGATGTTCGGCGCCATCACGGCCGCCGATCTCCACGACAAGCTGGTTGCCGCCGGCATCGAGCTCGACCGCAAGAAGATCCACCTCCACACGCCGGTGAAGACCCTCGGCAAGCACGAGGTGAAGATCAAGCTGCACGCCGACGTCTCCGTCGACCTCAGCTTCGACGTCGTCTCCGAAAACCCGATCGTCCCCACCGCCGAAGAGGCGCCGAAGGGTGACGAGAGGAAGACCGAGAAGCGCTCGCGCAAGAAGGCCGACGCCGCTGAATAA
- the dnaB gene encoding replicative DNA helicase, producing MPPKERPDSPPQALIGRSAPHSVEAEEYLLSCCLIDGNDTVARCLEGKISASCFFVPANRVIFDKLIDLYNRGAPIDLAVLAEELKTSKQLDEVGGYGYLTQISGRIPTTAQAPYFISKVRELHLLREMIRVSAGAIEDCYNYSGGLEEFIDQLEQRIFAVTQDRISDAAKSMKQPTTEAMEIITKMMMKKGELTGVSSGFKDLDQFTFGFQRQEMIVLAARPSMGKTSLALNFAEAAAMPKKGKGVTTLVFSLEMSAAQLALRMLCSRARVNMKLLRDGLLSKNGDEQQRLLHAADEFTKSPIFIDDSSHLSIMELRAKARRIHARSPLGFLVVDYLQLLAPTDPKTPREQQVAEISRGLKALAKELNVPVLVLSQLNRSAEKENRTPKLSDLRESGSIEQDADVVLMLARPKDADEKFQVAADSAELIVAKQRNGPVGELKLTFLRDITRFENYTQ from the coding sequence GTGCCTCCCAAGGAAAGACCCGATTCACCTCCACAAGCCCTCATCGGTCGCTCCGCGCCCCACAGCGTCGAGGCGGAGGAGTATCTGTTGTCGTGCTGCCTCATCGATGGGAATGATACCGTTGCGCGCTGCCTGGAGGGGAAGATCTCGGCCAGTTGCTTTTTCGTCCCGGCAAACCGGGTCATCTTCGACAAGCTGATCGACCTGTACAACCGCGGCGCCCCGATCGACCTTGCCGTTTTGGCCGAAGAGCTGAAGACCTCCAAGCAACTCGACGAAGTCGGTGGCTACGGGTACCTCACCCAGATCAGCGGGCGCATCCCCACGACCGCCCAGGCGCCTTATTTCATCTCGAAGGTGCGGGAACTGCACTTGCTCCGCGAGATGATCCGCGTTTCGGCCGGCGCGATTGAGGATTGCTACAATTACAGCGGAGGCCTGGAGGAGTTCATCGACCAGTTGGAGCAGCGCATCTTCGCAGTCACCCAGGACCGCATTTCCGACGCGGCCAAATCCATGAAGCAGCCGACGACGGAGGCCATGGAGATCATCACGAAAATGATGATGAAAAAGGGTGAGCTCACCGGCGTGTCCTCGGGCTTCAAGGACCTCGACCAGTTCACCTTCGGGTTCCAGCGGCAGGAAATGATCGTGCTGGCAGCCCGTCCCTCCATGGGAAAGACGTCCCTCGCGCTCAACTTCGCCGAGGCGGCTGCCATGCCCAAGAAAGGGAAGGGCGTCACCACGTTGGTTTTCAGCTTGGAAATGAGTGCGGCCCAGCTCGCACTGCGTATGCTTTGCTCGCGCGCGCGGGTGAACATGAAGCTGCTGCGGGATGGCTTGCTTTCCAAGAATGGCGATGAGCAACAGCGCCTGCTTCACGCCGCCGACGAGTTTACAAAGTCGCCCATCTTCATTGATGATTCCAGCCACCTCTCGATCATGGAGCTGCGTGCCAAGGCCAGGCGCATCCACGCGAGGAGTCCCCTTGGGTTCCTGGTTGTCGATTACCTTCAGCTTCTGGCGCCGACGGACCCCAAGACCCCCCGCGAACAGCAGGTCGCTGAAATCTCCCGTGGCCTGAAGGCGCTCGCCAAGGAACTGAATGTTCCCGTCCTTGTCCTGAGCCAGCTCAACCGCTCGGCTGAGAAGGAAAACCGCACGCCTAAGCTCTCGGACCTGCGCGAATCCGGTTCCATCGAGCAAGACGCAGACGTTGTCCTCATGCTGGCCCGACCCAAAGACGCCGACGAGAAGTTCCAAGTAGCCGCCGACTCGGCGGAGTTAATCGTTGCCAAGCAACGTAACGGCCCAGTAGGAGAACTGAAGCTTACCTTCCTCCGAGATATCACCCGCTTTGAAAACTATACCCAGTAA